In Aerococcus loyolae, a genomic segment contains:
- a CDS encoding ABC transporter permease, giving the protein MNNSKKMSYALIISLLSIVLGFFVGALIMLFFGYNPILAYQAMIGKVITGPYFLGEAFREATVLTFTGLSFALAAKANFFNIGIPGQYLLGWITSVWFALANPDLPRMVLVPLCFLVGALAGGFWGCLVGIFKAWRGSNEVITTIMLNYIALYLTNWIIRGPLGSQLKTPEMTENASLSLKWLSELSNGSRLNLGIFIAFIFMALYHLYINKTIKGFETRSIGLNPEASRYAGMSIKENIILTMTLSGLCAGVGGVITGLGTFQGITIQGTLPSEGFNGIAVALLGMNHPLGIFLSALLFGVLNVGSRFMPNSAGVPDEMAQVVIACIIFFVGTAYIVDWAKNKLQVLKQTKGKE; this is encoded by the coding sequence GTGAATAATAGTAAAAAAATGTCCTATGCCTTAATTATTTCCTTGTTATCAATCGTCCTAGGATTTTTTGTTGGGGCCTTAATTATGCTGTTCTTCGGTTACAATCCAATCCTTGCCTACCAAGCCATGATTGGAAAAGTAATCACTGGTCCCTATTTTTTAGGCGAAGCCTTTCGTGAAGCGACCGTTTTAACCTTTACTGGTTTATCATTTGCTCTGGCTGCTAAGGCTAATTTTTTTAATATTGGTATTCCAGGTCAATACTTATTAGGTTGGATTACTTCCGTTTGGTTTGCCTTAGCCAATCCCGATTTACCGCGAATGGTCTTAGTCCCACTATGCTTTCTAGTAGGCGCTTTAGCTGGAGGCTTTTGGGGATGTCTAGTAGGTATTTTCAAAGCTTGGCGTGGCAGTAATGAAGTGATTACTACCATTATGCTGAATTATATTGCTCTTTATCTTACCAACTGGATTATCAGAGGGCCTTTAGGAAGCCAATTAAAAACTCCAGAAATGACTGAAAATGCGAGCTTATCTTTAAAATGGCTCAGTGAATTAAGTAACGGTTCACGGTTAAATTTGGGAATATTTATTGCCTTCATTTTCATGGCTTTATATCATTTATATATAAATAAAACTATCAAAGGGTTTGAAACCCGTTCGATTGGTTTGAATCCGGAAGCCAGCCGTTACGCTGGAATGTCGATTAAAGAAAATATTATCTTAACCATGACCTTGTCTGGCTTATGTGCAGGTGTTGGTGGCGTGATTACTGGCTTAGGAACCTTTCAAGGAATAACAATTCAAGGAACACTACCTAGCGAAGGCTTTAACGGTATTGCCGTTGCTCTGTTAGGAATGAATCATCCACTAGGCATTTTCCTTTCAGCTTTACTCTTTGGTGTTTTAAATGTGGGATCGCGTTTTATGCCGAATAGTGCAGGGGTTCCTGATGAAATGGCCCAAGTGGTCATCGCTTGTATAATCTTTTTTGTCGGGACAGCCTACATTGTTGATTGGGCAAAAAATAAGTTGCAAGTTCTTAAACAGACCAAGGGAAAGGAGTAG